Genomic segment of Staphylococcus muscae:
GAATGAGATATTTTTGCATGGGAAATGCACTTGTTATTCCCCTTATAACAAGGATTGCAAATCAAATTGAAGAGATTGTCTCTATATCTGATGATTCATATTCACAACTAGAGCTTTTTTAAAACGATAATTAAAATAAAAGACAAGTTATGTATAGATTAATTAAATCTTTACATAAACTTGTCTTTTATCATTATTCAGTTTCTGAGTTGAGTTCATCTAATACTTCTTTAAAGTATTGATATGATTGAACTTGTTTTTCTTTGTCATAAATGTAGCTGACACCTATAATTTCATCGATTTCACCATAATTGTTTACGAAGTCTTTAATTTGTTTTTTAACAGCAGCTTTATCACCGACTAATGATTGCTGAATACGTGCATCTGCCATTGCGACTTCTTGCGGTGACATGACACTGTTTAAATCTTTTAGAGGGGGTTGCATTTTTTGTGAGCGTCCTCTGGTGATGGCTGTAAACATTTGCGCTTGTGTTGTTGCTAAATGTAATGCTTCATCATATGTGTCGGCCATAATGACATTCAATCCAACCATCACGTATGGCCGGTCAAGGTATTCTGATGGTTCGAACAATTCACGATAAATTGCTAAAGCTTCTTTCATTTGTTGTGGGGCAAAATGTCCAGCAAATACATAAGGTAAACCTTCACGTGCTGCGAGATGCGCAGAGTCTGTTGATGAACCTAATATATAGACAGGGATTTCAGATTCAACAGCTGGTATCGCTTTGACGTATCCTTGATTTGTTTCAGGTCCCATATATTGAATGAGTTGTTTTACTTCTTCAGGGAATTGATACACACCATCATGTTTTTCACGACGTAACGCATTGGCAGTTGCCATGTCAGTACCTGGCGCACGACCTAATCCAATATCGATTCGGTCACCGTAAATTTGGTGTAAAGTTCCAAATTGTTCTGCTACAACGAGTGGGGCATGGTTTGGTAACATAATCCCACCTGAACCGACACGTAACGTTTTCGTGTGTGACAATGCATGTTGGATAAGAATGGCTGTTGCAGAGCTCACCAACGTAGGGGCGTTATGATGTTCTGCAATCCAATAGCGTTCATATGATATCTCTTCTAGTGATTGTGCCAATTGAACCATTTCATCAATAGCTTCACGCTCATTTGAACCTTCTCTGATAGGGACAAGGTTTAATGCGGAATAACGAATCTTTTTCATGATGCAATACACTCCTTTTCTGACGTTAGTATAGCACCTGTCTTATTTCATATCTTCAAAATTGCTTACAGCGTTTCATTGCAGTTCAAACTTGTTCGTCATACAATAGAAGTAATTGGAAATATGAGTCAGAAACAGACTACTAGCAAATTAAAAAAGGCAATGCTAAAATAGGACCATTGATTATCAGAAAGGACTGTCGTTAAATGGCGATTTATGCAGATTATGCAGCGACTACACCCGTGAAACCACAAGTAATAGAGTCTATGATGCGTATTTATCAAACGCATTTTGGTAACCCATCTTCAATTCATACACAAGGAAGAGATGCGCGCCATTACTTAGATTCGGCACGACGTGATGTCGCAAAAATAATAAATGCTGAACCGAGCGAAATTATCTTTACGAGTGGTGCCACTGAATCCAATAATACGGTGATAAAAGGAATTGCCCAAGCAAACCGTCAACAAGGGATGCACTTGGTTACGACTAAAATTGAACATCATTCTGTATTACATGTTTTTGAACAATTAGAACGAGAAGGCTTCGACGTGACGTATTTAGATGTCGATAAATCAGGAATTGTAGATCTTCATCAACTGAAGCAAGTTTTACGTGATGATACGACACTTGTTTCAATCATGCTCGTAAATAATGAAGTGGGTACGGTACAAGACATCGATACGATACAAGAAATCGTTGCGGAATCTAACGCATACCTTCATACAGATGCTGTACAAGCTATTGGGCATTTACCGATTGATGTGAAAGAACTCAATGTCGATGCGCTAAGCTTAACAGCACATAAATTTGGTGGCCCAAAAGGTGTGGGTGCCTTATACGTCAAAAAGAATACAGTGTTGCGCTATCAGCAACAAGGTGGCGAACAAGAAACAAAACGACGTGCAGGCACTGAAAACGTCCCACAAATCGTCGGTTTAGCAGAAGCTATCAAACTTGCTGATTCAGAACGTGATGCTAACAATATTCATGTTGCACAACTGAAGGAACAATTATTGGTTGGCTTACAAGATAGAGCCATTCCGTTTGAATTAAATGGTTCAATGGTCGAGACGACGAACCATATCGTAAACCTATATTTTCCATTTATAGATATTGAGACCTTGCTCACATTGTTAGATTTGGCAGGGGTTTATGTATCATCAGGCTCGGCATGTACAGCCGGATCAACAATTCCTTCACATGTACTGTCTGCGATGTATGGAGAAGATGATCGTGTGACACACTCAGTACGAATTAGCTTGAATGAATTAATGACAACAGAAGATATCAATCAAATCATTGTAGAAATACAAAAAATATATTTAAAATTTAAAAAGGAGGAACATTCGTGACAAATGAAAATACACGTGTTGTTGTCGGTATGTCAGGTGGTGTAGACAGCTCAGTAACAGCGCATTTATTAAAAGAACAAGGCTATGACGTCATCGGTATCTTTATGAAAAACTGGGATGACACCGATGAGAATGGTGTATGTACAGCAACAGAAGATTATAATGATGTGATTGCAGTATGTAACCAAATTGGGATTCCGTACTATGCAGTAAACTTTGAACAAGAATATTGGGATAAAGTATTCACATATTTCTTAGATGAATATAAAAAAGGACGTACACCAAACCCAGATGTGATGTGCAATAAAGAAATTAAATTTAAAGCTTTCTTAGAACATGCGCTAAAACTAGGGGCTGATTATGTTGCAACAGGTCACTATGCACGTGTACGTCGCAATGAAGATGGTAGTGTTGAAATGTTACGTGGGGTCGACCAAAACAAAGACCAAACATATTTCTTAAATCAATTAACTGACGAACAATTGCAAAAAGTGATGTTCCCAATTGGTGATATTGATAAAAAAGAAGTGCGTAAAATTGCGCTTGAACAAGACTTGGCTACGGCGAAGAAGAAAGATTCAACAGGAATCTGTTTCATCGGTGAACGTAACTTTAAAACATTCTTGTCACAATATTTACCCGCTCAATCAGGTGAAATGCGCACACTGAATGGTGAATTAAAAGGGAAACATAGTGGTTTGATGTACTACACAATTGGACAACGTCATGGCCTTGGGATTGGTGGCGACGGAGATCCTTGGTTCGTTGTTGGTAAAAACTTAAAAGACAATGTACTGTATGTTGAACAAGGGTTCCATCATGATGCGTTGTACAGTGATTATCTTGTTGCTTCTGATGTATCATTTGTGAATCCAACAGATTTATCTGAGCCGTTGAAATGTACAGCGAAGTTCAGATATCGTCAACAAGATACAGGTGTTACAATCACGAAAGAAAGTGATGATTCTATTCGTGTGACATTTGATGAACCTGTTCGTGCAATTACACCAGGACAAGCTGTTGTCTTTTACGATGGTGATGTTTGCTTAGGTGGCGCAACAATTGATGATGTATATAAAAATAGCGGTCAATTAAGCTACGTCGTATAATTAAATCGATATGAAATAGGGAGATGCTGTAAAATGTTGAATTTTACTGTGTCCCCCTATTTTAGTTATGTGACGTTTTGATGTACAATTGAGTTTGAAACAGAAAATGTAAAGGTGAGTCTATGATGGAACAAGAACAAATACATAACTTGATAAAACAAGGACAATTTGAAAAAGCATTGCAAGCTTGTTTTGATAATATCGAAGCGGCACCCGAAGAAGTAGAGAACTATATCAATTCGGGTATTTTATTGGCAGAAGCAGGTGAAATCGAAAAGGCTGAACGATTCTTTCAGCGTGCGATTACACTCCAACCAGACAATGGTGTCATCTACTATAATTTAGCCAATGTCTATTTCAATGAAGGGCGTTTTCAAGAGGCAATTAAGCTCTATCAAATGGCGATTAGTAAACAATTAGAAACGAAAGATGTTTACTTTATGTTAGGTATGTCTTTTGTACAATTGGAAGCAAAAGACAAGGCATTACCGTTTTTAATGCGTGCTTCTGAATTAGATACAGATTTCCAAGATATTGAAGCGCAATTTCAATATGGACTTGTACTCTGTGAACTTGAAATGTTTGATCAAGCCATTCCGTTATTACAACGTATTTTAGAGAATGATCCGAAACATGCAGATGCACAGTACAATTTAACATTAGCGCAATATATGACAGATGAAGATATCGATGCCGCTATAAAGGGATTTGAACAGGCCGTTGAGATGGATGATGCACATATGTTAAGCCATCATGCATTGAAGACGTTTAAAATGATTCAAGAACAGGAGGGATAATAATGGAAAACCCAACGCTACTAGATAGTACCTATGTGAAAGGTGAAGTCGTTCTTATCCTTTTTCAAAATACGGACAATTTTTATACAGTATTAAAAGTTGAAGTTGATGATACAAATGGCGATTTTGAAGACGAAGCAACTGTCGTTGGGTATTTTCCAGATATTGTTGAGAATGAAACATATCTTTTTAAAGGCTATGTCGTACAGCATGCACGATATGGCCAACAGCTTAAGGCAGAAACATTTCAAAAAGAACTGCCTCAAACGAAAGATGCTGTGATCGCATACCTCTCTAGTTCACTTTTTAAAGGAATCGGTGTCAAAACGGCAGAATCGATTGTTGAAACACTAGGTGAAGATGCCATTCGTCAAATTTTAAATGATGCATCTTGTCTGTCTCGTGTCCCACGCTTATCAAAAGACAAGCAGAAGCAAATCGCACAACAAGTTTATCAAAATCAGGAAAGTGAACAAATTATGATTCGTTTGAACGAACTCGGTTTTGGATCAAAACTTGCGATGGATATTTACAAATTCTATCAAGCAGATACATTAAAAATTTTAGATCAGAATCCATATCAGCTTGTCTATGATATTAAAGGGGTTGGTTTTCAAAAAGCTGACCAATTAGCGCAACAATTAGGAATTCATCCTTTACATCAAGATCGTCTGCGTGCTGGCATTCTTTATGTAGTAGAAGAAACATGTCTTAAAAATGGTCATACATATTTACCAGCTGATGCTTTGATTCATGCGGCGATTGAATTACTTACTAAAAACCAGACAGACACAATCGATGAAGCACCTATGCAAGAGTGTATGACACAACTTGTTGAAGAACAGAAATTAATTGCAGTAGATGATATCGTTGCAATTCCCAGTCTTTATTATTCGGAACTGAAAAGCACGCAAAATTTATTTAAAATTGAAAATCATAAACAAGCACTGACAAAATTTGATTTGTCTGATATTCAACTACATATTGGTGAAATTGAAGAAATGAATGAAGTGAGTTATGCAACATCTCAAAAAGATGCATTAGAATGTGCGCTACAAAATAAAGTAATGCTATTAACAGGTGGGCCAGGAACAGGTAAAACAACCGTAATCAAAGGCATTGTCCAACTATATGCTGAAATGCATGGTTTCTCACTTGATTATGATGATTATGACGAAGGAGAAGCTTTCCCAGTTGTGCTGGCTGCACCAACAGGTCGTGCATCCAAGCGTCTTCATGAGTCAACGGGACTTGAAGCAATGACGATACATCGACTAATTGGCTGGAATCAAGAGACAAAACCAGATGACTTGTTGGAACATGAAATTGATGCACGCTTAATTATAATAGATGAGATGTCGATGGTAGATACATGGTTGTTTCATCAATTTTTGAATGCCGTTCCTAAAGATGCACAAGTTGTACTAGTGGGTGATGAAGACCAATTGCCATCGGTAGGGCCGGGTCAAGTATTCAAAGATTTAATTGATGCAGATGTTTTACCGAGAATTAATTTGACTGAAGTGTACCGTCAACAAGATGGATCGAGTATTATTGATTTAGCGCATCGCATTAAGTTGGGACAAGATGTTGATATTACGAAAAGATATCACGACCGTTCTTTTATAGCATGTCAGACACATCAAATTCCGGAGATTGTTGATAAAATTGTGTCAAATGCAGTGGGTAAGGGATATACGATGTCTGATATTCAAGTACTCGCACCGATGTATCGTGGGAGTGCAGGAATTCAAAAATTAAATCAAGTACTTCAAAATATACTAAACCCTAAAGAAGATGAAGCGCATCGTGAAGTGGCATTTGGTGATGTGAAATTCCGCAAAGGTGACAAAGTCTTACAATTGGTTAATCGACCAGACGACAATGTTTTTAATGGAGATATTGGAGAGATTATCGGTATCTTTTGGGCAAAAGAGAATGCGATGAATAAAGATGTTGTTATCGTTGACTTTGAAGGCAATGAGATTACGTATATGCGTTCGGATCTTACCGAACTGACACACGCTTATTGTACTTCTATTCATAAGTCACAAGGATCAGAGTTCCCGATTGTGATTATGCCGATAGTTAAACAGTATTATCGCATGCTTCAGAAGCCAATATTGTATACAGGACTGACACGTGCAAAACAATCGCTCGTCTTTCTAGGCGATGCAGAAGTGTTTAATATGGGATTACATACTGAAGGACAGACACGTTTAACACAATTACAAACCTTTTTAACAATGTATTTTAAAGGAGATTCGGAAGAAGAGACGAAAGAAGCAAATGCGACAACATTTGTCTTAACTGAGTCGAATATGTATCAAGTCAATCCAATGATTAATATGGGTGAAACAACACCTTATGATTTTTTAGAAATTGACAAAGGTTCATAACTTTTTATATAATCACTATTAAGTAAAGCGGATAACCGAGTAGATGAGTAACTGACTTCACAGAGACGTATCAGTGCTGAGAGATACGAGTCATATCATTGAACGCTACTATACGCATAGTTCAATAACAGATAACAGAGTGATAGTTGCATGGCGACTATAACTAGGGTGGTACCGCGAGACATTCGTCCCTTTGATGAGACGAGTGTCTTTTTTGTTTGATGAAAGAAAATAGGGAGTTGACAATATGAAAAATTTAAAAGCTAGTGATATTCGACAAATGTACATTGATTTCTTCGTTGAGAAAGGTCATATGGTAGAACCATCAGCACCATTAGTACCGATTGATGATGATACACTTTTATGGATTAACTCAGGTGTTGCAACGTTAAAAAAATACTTTGATGGCCGTGAAGTACCGAAGAAACCACGTATTGTAAATGCGCAAAAATCAATTCGTACGAACGATATTGAAAATGTAGGATTTACAGCACGTCACCATACATTCTTTGAAATGCTAGGTAACTTCTCAATTGGTGATTACTTCAAAAAAGAAGCTGTCACATTTGCGTGGGAGTTTTTAACAAGCGAGAAATGGATGGCAATGGATCCTGAAAAACTTTATGTAACCATTCATCCAGAAGATACGGAAGCATATGATCTATGGCATGATATGATCGGATTAACTGAAGATCGTATTATCCGTATTGAAGGGAACTTCTGGGATATCGGTGAAGGTCCATCTGGTCCAAATACTGAAATTTTCTATGATCGTGGTGAAGAATACGGTAAAGAAGATCCGGCAGAAGAAATGTATCCAGGTGGTGAAAACGAACGTTACTTAGAAGTGTGGAACTTAGTATTCAGTGAGTTTAACCACAATAAAGACCATAGCTATACACCACTGCCAAGTAAAAATATTGATACCGGCATGGGGCTAGAGCGTATGGCCTCAATTTCGCAAAATGTTCGTACAAACTATGAAACGGATTTATTTATGCCAATCATGCATGAAATTGAAAAAATTTCTGGTAAATCATACTTAAAAAATACGCAAGATGATGTGGCATTTAAAGTTATAGCAGACCATATTCGTACAATTGCATTTGCGATTTCAGATGGTGCTTTGCCAGCGAATGAAGGTCGTGGCTACGTGTTACGTCGTTTATTACGTCGTGCGGTTCGTTTCAGCCAAACATTAGATATCAATGAACCATTCATGTATCGTCTCGTAGAAATTGTTGCGGAAATCATGGAACCTTATTATCCAAATGTAAAAGAAAACCAAGACTTTATCGCACGAGTGATTAAGTCAGAAGAAGCACGCTTCCACGAAACACTTGAAGAAGGGCTTTCTATCTTGAATGGTTTAATTGCGCAATCAAAAAAACAAGATGGTGTGATTGCTGGTGAAGATGCATTCAAATTATACGATACGTATGGTTTCCCAATCGAATTAACACAAGAAATTGCAGAAAATGAAGCGCTTAAAATTGATATGGACGGCTTCGAAACTCATATGGAAGCACAACGTAACCGTGCACGTGAAGCACGCCAGAACAACCAATCTATGCAAGTTCAAAGTGAAGTGCTAAAACAAATCAATACAGCAAGTACTTTCGTAGGTTATGATCAATTCGAAACAAAAGCACACATTACAGATATTATTTTGGATGGCGAACGTGTCACAGAGGCAGATGCAGATCAAACCGTATACTTTATTTTAGATCAAACACCATTCTATGCTGTAAGTGGTGGGCAAGTTGCAGATAAAGGGATTGTAGCAACGGATGATTTTGAAATTGAAGTGAGCGAAGTCATCAAAGCACCAAACGGTCAAAACTTACACACAGGTTATGTGAAGTTTGGTACAGTGACAGAAGGCACAGAAGTAACAGCAACAGTGGAAAGCAAATCACGTAAAGCGATTATGAAAAACCATAGTGCGACTCACTTATTACATGCAGCCTTAAAAGAAGTATTAGGTAGCCACGTTAATCAAGCAGGTTCTTTAGTAGATAGTGAACGTTTGCGTTTTGACTTCTCACATATCGCAGCAATGACCCAAGAAGAATTGCAATTGGTTGAACAACGTGTGAATGAAGAGATTTGGAACAGTATCGATGTCTCAATTAAAGAAATGCCAATTGATGAAGCAAAAGCACAGGGTGCAATGGCGTTGTTTGGTGAAAAATATGGCGATGTTGTTCGTGTTGTAGATATGAAACCTTTCTCAATCGAATTGTGCGGTGGTACACACGTAAATAACACATCTGAAATTGGTCTATTCAAGATTACGAGTGAATCAGGTACGGGTGCAGGTGTGCGTCGTATTGAAGCGGTAACAGGTCAAGCAGCATTTATGTACTTAGAACGTTACTTAGAACGCTTTAATGCAATCAAAGCACAAGTGAAAGCAAAAGCAGACGACCAAGTGATTGAAAAAGTTGAAAGCTTACAAGTACAAGAAAAAACATTACAACAAACGATTGAAGCAAAAAATAAAGAAATCAATGCATTAAAAATGGGCAATATCGAGGATAAAGTAACAAATATCAATGATCTACCAGTATTAATTACTGAAGTTGAAGTAGATAATGCAAAAGCAATGCGCACAACAATGGATGACTTCAAGTCTAAGTTACAAGATACAATCATTGTTTTAGCAAGTGATGTTGGTGGTAAAGTATCACTTGTTGCGACAGTACCGAAACAGTATGTTGATCGCATCAAAGCTGGAGATATTATTAAAGAGATGGCACCGATTGTTGGTGGTAAAGGTGGCGGCCGCCCAGATATGGCACAAGGCGGCGGTACAGATCCGAGTCAAATAACAGCAGCATTACAATTTGTTGAAACTTACATTAAATCATTATAAAAATAGATGTATTTCGTGTAGAATAGAGAGTGTAATCTATTTATGGTTTAAGGAGTGTTATGACAATGGCAAATTTTGATAAAACAATGAAGTTTAACCACGACGATATCCCAAAAGCAGATGTTGAAACAGTTCTAAACAATGTGTACAACACATTGGAAGAACGTGGCTACAATGCTGTCAATCAGATTGTAGGCTATCTACTATCAGGTGACCCAGCATACATTCCACGTCATAATGAAGCGAGAAATCAAATCCGACACATTGATCGTGATGATATTATGGAAGAACTAGTGTCGTTCTATTTAAAGCATAATAGCGAAAAAGAACACAATGCTTAAACATAAGATTATAGGGTTAGATGTTGGGAGTAAGACTGTGGGTGTTGCGATAAGCGACATGATGGGTTGGACAGCACAAGGATTGGATACACTCCGTATTAACGAAGAACAGAATGAACTCGGATTAGACATCTTAATTGAGATCATTGAACGAGAGCGTGTAGGGACCGTCGTGATCGGATTGCCGAAAAACATGAATAATTCGATTGGCTTCCGTGGCGAAGCATCGTTACATTATAAAGAAGCGTTGGCTGAACGCATGCCAGAACTTGAGATTGTAATGTGGGACGAGCGTTTAAGTACTTCGGCAGCGGAACGTTCGCTGCTCGAAGCTGACGTTTCAAGAGCAAAACGTAAAAAAGTGATAGATAAAATGGCAGCAGTATTTATATTACAAGGCTATTTAGATTCACTAAATTAAGGAGAGATCGACGATGACAAACGAAAACCATAATATTAACGAATTAGAAATTAATAACGATGAAGCTTTATTAACACTTTACGATGAAGAAGGAAACGAAGTATTATACCGTAAAATGTTAGAATTTTATCACCCAGAATTTGATAAAGAATATGTCATTTTAGCTGAAGAAGGCGCACAAGCAGATGACGATGATTTAATCGAATTAGTCCCAATGATTAACGAACCAGATGAATCTGGTGACGGTGGCCGTTTCGTAGCAATCGAGACAGAAGAGGAATGGGATATGATTGAAGAAGTTGTGAATACGAACTTCGACGAAACAGAAGAATAAGAAGTTTTGGATAAAAGCTGGTGTGGTAAGTTACGCATCAGCTTTTTTATATTGATCACACTATATTGTAGTTTGGACAAAAGTGCTGAAAAAACCGAAAAAATGAACAGATACATACAAAGTTAACATATTATGTTGAGTGCTTAGCAGTTTATAATGTTTAAATGGTCTCACAGTCGAATAGAAATATTTTGGTGCACATGGTGGTTTGTCGGTTTATTTTTTTAATCGGCTGAACTGGTCATGTTTAAAGTTTGTGATGAAATTTGCGGATGATTTCGTAGAGTTCCCCTTATTTTTCAATTCATTTTGTGTTAGAATAATATGAAGCAATTTGAAGGTATGTAGGAATGGAGTAGTATGTGCATTGCTCATAAGCTCTGATAGTCTTGTTTCCTACATATTAAATACGATTTGACATGCTGGGATGGAACCCAAAAATCTTTAAGAAGATGCTATTGTTCCACTCCCATTTTTTGATGATTTTTATCAAAATTTAACTAAAGGAAGTCTTAAGATGGAAAATTTAAATCAATCTTATTTTTTAAGTTTGCAATCATACGATAGTGACTTAGATCATCTACGTGACTTTGCAGAAGAAAACAAAGTCCCGATTGTCGATCAGTTATCACTTGATTTGGTGAAACAAATTATTCGTATTTATCAACCGAAAGAGATTTTGGAGTTAGGTACGGCAATTGGATATAGCAGTATGCATTTTGCGTCTATTTCACCGGATATTCATGTGACGACAATTGAACGTAACAATGAAATGATTGCTTATGCGAAACAACATTTTTCTCAGTTTCAATATACAGAACAGATTAGATTGATTGAAGAAGATGCAGCACAAGCATTTTCAATGGTAAATGACCGGACATATGATATGATTTTTATCGATGCAGCAAAAGCTCAATCTAAAAAGTTTTTTGAGCTATATAGCCCTTTGTTAAATGAAGGTGGCATCATTATTACAGACAATGTGTTATATCATGGTTTTGTTGCGAATATTGATATTGTACGCAGTCGCAATGTGAAACAAATGGTGAAAAAAGTACAGAAATTTAATCAATGGCTAAGTGAACAATCTGATTTTAAAACAAACTTTATAAATATGGATGATGGTTTAGCTATTTCAATAAAGGAGCGCAAAAATGACTGAATTATTAGTGACCCCAAAGTCTCTCAGCCATATTGAAACTTTGATTGAAAAGGGCGCAGATGCCTTTGTAATCGGAGAAGAAAAGTTCGGCTTACGTTTGGCTGGTGAATTTAATAGAGAACAGATGAAACAAGCAGTTGATATCATTCATGCAGCTGGTAAAAAAGCATACGCTGCTGTAAATGGTATTTTTCATAATTATCATATCCCTGCTGTGGAAGATTATATTAAGTTCTTACATGAAATTCGTGTGGATCGTATTATTTTTGGTGACCCTGCAATTGTTATGATTGTCAAACAACAAGAAAACCCAATTCCGCTTCATTGGAATGCTGAAACACTTGTTACTAACTATTTCCAATGTAATTATTGGGGGAAACGTGGTGCAAGTCGTGCCGTGTTAGCACGTGAATTGAGCTTAGATGAAATCTTAAATATCAAGGCAAATGCCGATGTAGAAATTGAAGTTCAAGTGCATGGCATGACGTGTATGTTCCAATCTAAACGTATGCTATTAGGGAACTACTATACTTTCCAAGAGCGTCAGATGAAAATTCAACGTGAAGATATAGATGAAAATACACAGTTGTTGCTTTATGATGAAGAGCGCGATAACAAATATCCTGTGTATGAAGACTATAATGGTACACATATTATGTCGCCAAATGATATCTGCCTAATTGAAGAGTTGGCACCGCTGTTTGAAGCGGGTATCGATAGTTTGAAAATTGATGGATTGTTACATTCAGAAGAATATATTAATACCGTAACGCAACAATATCGAGAAGCAATCGATTTATATGAAGAAGACCCAGAAGTTTATGAAGATGAGAAGTTTATGTTAGTGGATCCGATTGAAGCGATTCAACCTGAACACCGTCCATTTGATGAAGGATTCTACTATAAACAAACGGTATATTAATACAAGGAGAGATAGCATATGACGGTATTAGAAGCAGTGAAAACCAATGCAAAACCTAAAATAAAAAAACCAGAATTGCTTGCGCCGGCCGGTAACCTTGAAAAGTTGAAAATTGCGATTCATTACGGTGCAGATGCCGTATTTCTTGGCGGACAAGAATATGGATTGCGTTCAAACGCAGATAACTTCACGATTGAAGAAATCCGTGAAGGTGTTGAATTTGCCAACAGATATGGTGCAAAAATTTATGTTACAACGAATATCATCGCTCATGATGAAAATATCGATGGTCTTGATGACTATTTAATCCAGTTAGAAGGTACAGGGGCAACAGGTATTATTGTGGCAGACCCTTTAATTATTGAAACATGTAAACGTGTTGCACCAAAACTTGAAATTCATCTTTCAACACAGCAATCTTTAAGTAACTACAAAGCGGTTGAATATTGGAAAGAAGAAGGTTTAGATCGTGTTGTGCTTGCGCGTGAAACAGGTGCAATGGAAATGAAAGAAATGAAAGACAAAGTCGATATTGAGATCGAAGCATTCATTCATGGTGCGATGTGTATTGCTTATTCAGGACGTTGTACACTGAGCAATCACATGACGGCACGTGACTCTAACCGTGGCGGTTGTTGTCAAAGTTGCCGCTGGGATTATGATCTTCTTACAGTTGATGAAGATGGTGAGTTGGATGTTTACTATGAAGACGGTTCCGCAGTACCATTTGCGATGAGTCCACGTGATTTGAAATTAATCGAATCTATTCCGAACATGATGGATTTAGGGATTGATTCGTTAAAAAT
This window contains:
- a CDS encoding peptidase U32 family protein, whose translation is MTVLEAVKTNAKPKIKKPELLAPAGNLEKLKIAIHYGADAVFLGGQEYGLRSNADNFTIEEIREGVEFANRYGAKIYVTTNIIAHDENIDGLDDYLIQLEGTGATGIIVADPLIIETCKRVAPKLEIHLSTQQSLSNYKAVEYWKEEGLDRVVLARETGAMEMKEMKDKVDIEIEAFIHGAMCIAYSGRCTLSNHMTARDSNRGGCCQSCRWDYDLLTVDEDGELDVYYEDGSAVPFAMSPRDLKLIESIPNMMDLGIDSLKIEGRMKSIHYIATVVSVYRKVIDAYAADPENFKIQPEWLIELDKCANRDTAPAFFKGTPGYEEQMFGNESAKKSPYDFIGLVLAYDEETQIATIQQRNHFKPGQEVEFFGPEIETFTQVVEAIYDEEGNELDAARHPLQIIQIKVDRPIYVNNMMRKEV